Proteins encoded within one genomic window of Formosa agariphila KMM 3901:
- a CDS encoding LolA family protein translates to MKTFLLSLTLCFTLLGFSQNDAKAKALLDQVSQKVKSYDNISLDFKYVLHNAAENINQETRGDVIMSGDKYVLNILGVTRIFDGKTLYSINPEDEEVTISQENPEDAGSITPSKMLSFYNEGYTYKMGEKQNIKGRDIQFVKLTPMDSNSEIKHVLLGIDPQTKHIYNLIEVGQNGTQTTLTVSSFETNQTLSKALFSFDENKYKSYYINTLN, encoded by the coding sequence ATGAAAACATTTTTACTTTCACTAACATTATGTTTTACCCTTTTAGGCTTCAGTCAGAACGATGCCAAGGCTAAAGCGCTTTTAGACCAAGTGTCTCAAAAAGTTAAATCTTACGATAATATATCATTAGATTTTAAATATGTCCTTCACAACGCTGCAGAAAACATCAATCAAGAAACCCGTGGTGATGTTATTATGTCTGGTGACAAATACGTTTTAAACATCTTAGGTGTTACAAGAATTTTCGACGGAAAAACTCTATATAGCATCAATCCAGAAGATGAAGAAGTAACTATTTCTCAAGAAAATCCAGAAGACGCAGGAAGCATAACTCCAAGTAAAATGCTATCGTTTTACAACGAAGGTTACACCTATAAAATGGGTGAAAAACAAAACATAAAAGGACGTGATATTCAGTTTGTAAAGTTAACTCCTATGGACTCTAATTCAGAGATTAAGCATGTGCTTTTAGGTATAGATCCACAAACAAAACACATTTACAATTTAATTGAGGTTGGACAAAACGGTACACAAACTACACTTACAGTGTCATCGTTCGAAACTAACCAAACGCTTTCTAAAGCTCTATTTTCTTTCGACGAAAACAAATATAAGAGCTATTACATCAATACTTTAAACTAG